The DNA region GAAGTCCCGGCCGCGGACGATCATCTTCTGGTAGACGCTGTAGTAGTGCTTCGGCCGGCCGGTGACGGTGGCCTTGATACGGGCGGCCCGCAGGTCGGCCTGGACCTCGTCGGTCACTATCGCGAGGTACTCGTCCCGCTTGGGCGCGCGCTCGGCGACGAGCCGGACGATCTCGTCGTACATCTTGGGGTAGAGGATCGCGAAGGCGAGGTCCTCCAGCTCCCACTTGATGGTGTTCATGCCCAGCCGGTGCGCCAGCGGGGCGTAGATCTCCAGGGTCTCGCGGGCCTTCTTCTCCTGCTTCTCCCGCTTGAGGTAGCGCATGGTGCGCATGTTGTGCAGGCGGTCGGCGAGCTTGATGACGAGGACCCGGGGGTCCTTGGCCATGGCGACGACCATCTTGCGGACGGTCTCGGCCTGCGCGGCCTCGCCGAACTTGACCTTGTCGAGCTTGGTGACGCCGTCGACGAGGAGGGCGACCTGGTCGCCGAAGTCGCGGCGCAGGTCCTCCAGGCCGTACTCGGTGTCCTCGACGGTGTCGTGGAGGAGTCCGGCCATCAGCGTCGCCGGGTCCATGCCGAGCTCGGCGAGGATCGTGGTGACGGCGAGCGGGTGGGTGATGTACGGGTCGCCGCTCTTGCGCTTCTGGCCGCGGTGCCAGCGCTCGGCGACCTGGTAGGCGCGCTCGACCTGGCGCAGGGTCGCCGTCTCGATCTTCGGGTCGTTGGAGCGGACGATCCGCAGCAGCGGTTCGAGGACCGGGTTGTACGGGGACGAGCGCTGGACGCCGAGGCGGGCGAGCCGGGCCCGGACGCGGCTGGAGGAGCCGCCGGAGCGGGCGGGCGGGGCCGGCGTGGGCCGGGCGGACGGGGCCGGAGCGGGCGCCGCGGGCCGGGGCCTGTTCTCCGCGGGCGGGTTCTGGGGCGCGGCTGTGCCCTGCGCGGCCTGGTCGGCCTGCTTGTCGGGCTGCGCGGCGGAGAGTGGCTGGGCCTCGTCTGGCAAGAGCGCTCCTCGGGCATTTCCGGGTCCCCCGGTCAGGCCCGGAAAGGCCATCGTATCGAGCCGGGAGCACCTGTGCTCACGTGCCTGCGAGCTGAGACGGCGCCGGGACCTGTTTCCGGGCTGTGTCCGAAAAACGACGGGGGCGGCCCGGGGATTCCCCGGGCCGCCCCTCGTACGAGGGCAGACCGGACCTCGTACGGGTCGTACCGCCTCCGGTACGGGTCCGGCCGCGGTACGGGTCCGGCCGGCCCTCGTACGGGGCCGGTGCCGCGCGGACGCGCGCCGCGACGTGGAACCGCCCCGGTCCGAGGCGGTGAGCCTCGGGCCGGGGCGGTTCCTGTACGGGTCGGACGGTGGCCCGTCAGACCGTGATGAGCGCGGTAAGCGGTGCGCCGCCGAGGGCGGGCTCCAGGCGGGCCCGGCCCGGCAGGAAGCCGAGCTCCATGAGGACGGCGACGCCGGCGACCTCGGCCCCGGCGCGCCGGATGAGCTCGATGGAGGCCTCGGCGGTGCCGCCGGTGGCGAGGACGTCGTCGATGACCATGACGCGGTCGCCCGCTGCCAGGTCCTCGGCGTGCACCTCGATCTCGGCGGTGCCGTACTCCAGCTCGTACGCCTGCCGCAGGGTGGCCCCGGGCAGCTTTCCGGCCTTGCGGACCGGGATGAAGCCCAGGCCCGCGCGGACGGCGACGGGCGCGGCCAGGATGAAGCCGCGGGCCTCCAGACCCACGATCTTCGTCGCGCCGTGCGCGGCGCACAGCCCGGCCAGCACGTCGGTGAGCGCCGTGAACGCCTCCGGGTCCGCGAGCAGCGGGGTGATGTCCTTGAACAGCACTCCGGGCTTCGGGTAGTCGGGAACGTCCCGGATCCGGCTGAGCAGCAGCTCGGTGGTGCGCTGCGCCTCGGCCGTCATCCGCGCCGCCCGGTGGAGCGGCCGCGGCGGCCGTGCTGGCCGACGACGGCCGGCTCGGCGTCCGTCACGTCCGCCGGGTCGGCGTCGAGCGCCTCGCCCTTGGCGGCCGCGGCGGCCCGCTTGGCGAGGACGCGCTTCTTCAGGGCCTTCATCGCCGGCTCGCGCTCCTTGAGGTCGGCGACGAGCGGGGTGGCGATGAAGATCGAGGAGTACGCACCGGCGGCGAGACCCACGAACAGCGACAGCGAGATGTCGTTCAGCATGCCGGCGCCGAGGACGCCGCCGCCGATGAAGAGCAGGCCGGCGACCGGGAGCAGGGCCACGACCGTGGTGTTGATCGAACGGACCAGGGTGCCGTTGATCGAGCGGTTCGCGATGTCGCTGTAGGTCCAGCGGGTCTGCTTGGTGATGTCCTTCGTCTGCTCCTTGAGCGAGTCGAAGACGACGACCGTGTCGTAGAGCGAGTAACCGAGGATCGTCAGCAGACCGATGACCGTGCCGACCGTGACCTCGAAGCCGACCAGCGAGTAGATGCCGACGGTGATGGTGAGGTCGTGGATCAGCGCGACAAGCGCCGCGACGGCCATCCGCCACTCGAAGGCGATCGCCAGGTAGATCACCACGAGGATCATGAAGATCCCGAGGCCGGTCCAGGCCTTGTTGGCGATCTGCTCGCCCCAGCTCGGGCCGACGAGCTCGGCCGCGATCTTCGGCTCGGGGACGTTCAGGTCCTTGGCGAGCTCCGCGCGGACCTGGTCGGACTTGGCGGTGTCGAGGCCGCCGACCTGGATGCGCAGGGAGCCGCTGCCGAGCTTCTGGACGACCGCCGGGTGGCCGGAGGCCTCCTCGGCGTACTCCTGGGCCTGGGAGACGGAGACGTCCGACTTCGGGGTGGTGAAGACGGCGCCGCCCTGGAACTCGATGCCCATGTTCAGGCCGCGCACCGCGAGGGCGACGATGGCCGTGATCGTGATGAGGATCGAGATGCCGTACCAGATACGGCGGTTGCCGATGAAGTCGTAGCCGACCTCACCGCGGTGGAGTCGGGCGCCGAGATCGCCGAGCTTCGACATCTCACGCCTCCTTCGGGTCGACGGGGCCGGCGGGGGCGGAGGTGCGGCGCGTGCGGCGCAGCGGCGGCTTGGCGCCGAGGCTCTTCGGGTCGAGGCCGGACAGCTTGTGGCCGTTGCCGAAGAACTTGGTGCGGGCCACCAGCGTCATCACCGGCTTGGTGAAGAGGAACACCACCACGATGTCGAGCAGCGTGGTCAGACCGAGGGTGAACGCGAAGCCCTGGACCTTGCCGACGGTGACGATGAAGAGCACCGCGGCGGCGAGGAACGACACGAAGTCGGAGACCAGGATGGTGCGGCGGGCCCGCGGCCAGGCGCGCTCGACGGCCGGGCGCAGGGTCCGGCCCTCGCGGATCTCGTCGCGGATGCGCTCGAAGTACACGATGAACGAGTCGGCGGTGATGCCGATGGCGACGATGGCACCGCAGACGGCCGGCAGGTTCAGCGCGAAGCCGATGGCCGGGCCGAGCAGCGACATGATCACGTAGGTGAGCAGGGCCGAGACGCCGAGGCTGGCGATCGCGATGAGCGACAGGCCACGGTAGTAGGCCACCAGGTAGATGATGACCAGGGCGAGGCCGATGGCGCCGGCGATCAGACCGGCCTGCAGCTGCTCGCCGCCGAGGGCGGCGGTGACGGTGTCGACGCTCTGGGTCTCGAAGGAGAGCGGCAGGGCACCGTAGGACAGGATGTTGCCGAGGTCCTGGGCCGACTGCTGGTTGAAGCTGCCGGAGATCTCGGCGCTGGCGCTCAGCGTCTGGCGCACCGACGGGGCCGAGACGACCTCGCCGTCGAGGACGATGGCGAACTGGTTCAGCGGCTCGGTCTGCGCCGACAGCTTGCTGGTGATCTTCTGGAACTTCTTCGAACCGGAGTCCGTGAAGTCCATGGTCACGATCCACATGCCGCGCTGCTGGTCGAAGACGCCCGCGGCGTCGTCGACGTCCTTGCCGTCGACCTCGGCCGGGCCGAGCAGGTACTTCTCCCACTGGCCGATCGAGTTCTTGCCACAGGCGACGGTGGTGTCGGTGGGCTTGACGCCCACGCCGGCGGCGCTGCGCTGCTTGGGGTCGAGGCAGTTGAGCGCCGCGAACTTCTGCTGCAGGGCGGCGGTCGCCGCGTCGGCGGTCGGCGTGGGGGCCGGCGGCGTGGTGGCCTTCGGCGCGCCGGAGGCGCTCGCGGTCGGCGTCGGGCTCGGGGCCTTCAGGGCCTCGGAGACCGCGCGGCCCTGGGTGGAGGCGCTCGCCGACGGGGTGGCGGACTTCTTGTCCTTGCCCTGGTCCGCGGTGGCGCCGGAGGGCTTCGCCGACGGAGTGGCCGAGCCGCTCGGGGTGGCGCTCGGGTTCGGCGCGGGCTGCTCGGCCGCGGCGACGGCCAGGACCGGCCGGAAGTACAGCTGGGCGGTGGTGCCGACCTGCTCGCGAGCCTGCTTCTCGTTCGATCCCCGCGGGATGTTCACGATGATGTTCTCGCGGCCCTGGGTCTGGACCTCGGCCTCGGAGACACCCAGACCATTGACACGGCGCTCGATGATGCCGACCGCGGTGTTCATGTTGGTCTCGTTGACGGCGGACTCCTGTCCGGGCTCCGCCTTCGCCTTGAGCGTGATCGACGTGCCGCCGGCGAGGTCGATGCCCAGGCGCGGGGTGGTGTGCCCCGACCAGAACATGCCGCCGGTGAGCGCGACCATGGCGATCACAATGAGTGCCAGGGCGCGGCCCGGCCGGCTCTGGCCCCCCGCCGGCCTTCGGCCCTTCTTCGGTGCTGCCACCTGTCGTTTCTCCCTGTCCAAACCGCCCCGCGCCGGGTGGGCGCGCGACGGCCACGAAGTGTGTGTGGGGACCTGCCCCCGCAGACCTGGAACCGTTCCGGGGCGGCGGACGCCGGTGGGCGTCCGCTTGCACCCCGGAGGCGATTACTTCGCCTCGGTCTCCCCGTCGGCCTTGCCGTCCTTCTCGACCTCGGCGTCCGCCGGAGCGGCGTCCTTCTTGGTCAGGTCGGCCTTGGCCGCCCCCTCCTGGCCCTTGGCGTCGTCGGCGTCCCCGGTGAGCGAGGAGGCGTCGTCCGGAACGACGGCGTCGGTCTCGCTGTCGTCGTCACCGTGGACGATCCGGTTGTACTCGGAGTCCTCGAGGACCGCGCCGATCGCGTTCTTGGCGTAGACCGCGTGCACGCCGGGCGCGACCTCGAGGAGAACGGTCTCGTCGCCGATCTCCTTGACGGTGGCGTACATCCCCCCGATGGTGCGTACGCCGGTGCCGGGCTGCATTTCGTTCCGCATCTGAGCCGCCTGCGCCTGCTTCTTCTTGGCGGAGCGGGTCATCAGGAACATGGCCCCGATGAGGACGATGAAGGGGAGGAGGGTCACGATGTTCACGGGACGGGTTTCCTTCGCACGGTCGCGGAGGAACCGCGGCCTGATCTTCGGGGGTGGGTACGCCGACCAGAAAGGGCGGCAACGGCGGAGTCTAGGCGAGTCCGCATCGATGGAACAACGCCCAGCATGGCACCGTGGTTCCTGACCGGGCGACTATCCGCGCCGTCACCCCTTCGTCACATCCCGAACAGCCCCGCTTGTCCCTTTCCCCCTCCGCTTCCGGCCCCGCCCGGGCCCGCTGCCTGCGGCGGAACCAGTCCGAGGTGGCTCCAGGCGGCGGGCGTGGCGACCCGGCCACGGGGCGTGCGCGCGAGCAGTCCCTCCCGTACGAGGAAGGGCTCGGCGACCTCCTCGACGGTCTCGCGCTCCTCGCCGACCGCGACCGCGAGGGTGGACAGGCCGACCGGGCCGCCGCCGAAGAGCTTGAGCAGCGCCTCCAGGACCGCGCGGTCGAGGCGGTCGAGGCCGCGGCTGTCCACCTCGTACACGCCGAGGGCGGCGGCGGCGATCTCGCGGGTGATCATGCCGTCGGCCTTGACCTGGGCGTAGTCGCGGACGCGGCGGAGCAGCCGGTTGGCGATGCGCGGGGTGCCGCGGGAGCGGCCGGCGATCTCGGCGGCGCCGGCCGGGTCGACGGCGACGTCGAGGAGTCCGGCGGAGCGGGTGACGACCCGCTCCAGCTCGTGCGGCTCGTAGAACTCCATGTGGGCGGTGAAGCCGAAGCGGTCGCGCAGCGGGGGCGGCAGCAGGCCGGCCCGGGTGGTGGCGCCGACCAGGGTGAAGGGCGGCAGGTCGAGCGGGATGGCGGTGGCGCCGGGGCCCTTGCCGACGATGACGTCGACGCGGAAGTCCTCCATCGCCATGTAGAGCATCTCCTCGGCGGGCCGGGACATCCGGTGGATCTCGTCGAGGAAGAGGATCTCGCCCTCCTGGAGGGAGGAGAGGATCGCGGCGAGGTCGCCGGCGTGCTGGATGGCGGGGCCGGAGGTGATCCGGATCGGCGCGTTCATCTCCGCGGCGATGATCATCGACAGGGTCGTCTTGCCGAGGCCGGGGGCGCCGGAGAGCAGCACGTGGTCGGCGGTGGCGCCGCGCTGGCGGGCGGCCCTGAGGACCAGGTCGAGCTGCTGGCGCACCTTCTCCTGGCCGATGAACTCGCCCAGGTCCTTGGGGCGCAGCGCGGCCTCGACAGCCTGGTCGTCGCCCTCGGCGGCGGCGCCGACGATCCGCTCCGCGGCGGTGTCCGTCTCGTCGTCCCAGTTCACGTGGTCTGCCTTCGTGGTGGTGGTGCGGTGGAAAATCCAGCCCGCTGGGGGTCCCCTCACGCCGCCAGGCGTAGGGGGAGTTTGAGGCGCGGGGGTCCGGGGGCGGAGCCCCCGGTTTCGGGATGGGGGTACCTCCCGGGCGAAGCCCAGGGGGAGGGCGGGGTGGGGTGAGGCCCCGCGCAGCGGCATCCGTCAGCGCGCCCGGTTCAGGCTCTGCAGCGCCGCCCGGAGCAGCTGCGGGACCGGGGCCGAGCCGCCGGAGGCGATCGCGGCCTCGGCCTGCGGGGTGACGGCGGCGACGGCCTCCTCGGCCTCGCGGCTCGCGTAGCCGAGGCCGATGAGGGCGGCGGAGAGCTGCTCGGTCCAGGGGGCGGGGCCGGTGGCGACGGCGCGCTGCTGGCCGACCAGGCCGCTGCTGCCGAGCGGGGCGCCGAGCTTGTCCTTCAGTTCGAGGAGGAGTTTCTGGGCGCCCTTCTTGCCGATGCCGGGCACGGCGGTGAGCGCCTTCTCGTCGCCGGTGGAGACCGCGAGGCGCAGCGCGTCGGGGCTGTGCACGCCGAGCATGGCCTGGGCGAGGCGGGGGCCGACGCCGCTGGCGGTCTGCAGCAGCTCGAAGACCTGCCGCTCGTCGTCGTCCGCGAAGCCGTACAGGGTGAGCGAGTCCTCGCGGACGACCAGGGAGGTGGCCAGGCGCGCGGGCTCGCCGATCCGGAGGCCCGCGATGGTGTTCGGGGTGCACTGGACGGCCATGCCGACGCCGCCGACCTCGACGACGGCGGTCGTGGGGGCGAGGGCGGCGACCGGGCCGCTGACGAAGGCGATCATGACGTGCGGCCTTTCGAGGCGTGCAGGGCGACGGCCTGCTGGAGGCGGTTCTGGGCGGGGGCGCGCCAGATGTGGCAGATGGCGAGGGCGAGGGCGTCGGCCGCGTCGGCCGGCTTGGGCGGCGCGGAGAGCCGGAGCAGCCGGGTGACCATGGCGCCGACCTGCGCCTTGTCGGCGCGGCCGCTGCCGGTGACGGCGGCCTTGACCTCGCTGGGGGTGTGCAGGGCGACGGGCAGTCCGCGGCGGGCGGCGCACAGCATGGCGACGGCGCTGGCCTGCGCGGTGCCCATCACCGTACGCACGTTGTGCTGGCTGAACACCCGCTCCACGGCGACGAGTTCGGGCTCGAAGCGGTCGATCCACTCCTCGATGCCGCGCTCGATGCCGACCAGGCGGACGCCGATGTCGGCGTCGGCCGGGGTGCGGACGACACCGACGCCGAGCATGGTGAGCGGCCGGCCGGCGACGCCCTCGACGACGCCGACGCCGCACCGGGTGAGTCCCGGGTCCACCCCGAGTACGCGCACGCCCGCCCCCTCCCTGATCTCCCTGATCGCAAGTCTGTTTGTGCAGGCTATCCGCTGCCACTGACAACGCGGCACAAAGCAGCGGGCCGACGGGGTGTGTCCCCGTCGGCCCGCTGCTGAAGCCGCCCTGGATCAGGCGTCGATCAGGCGTCGACCTTCGCCATGACCTCGTCGCTGACGTCGAAGTTGGCGTAGACGTTCTGCACGTCGTCGCTGTCCTCGAGCGCGTCGATCAGCTTGAACATCTTGCGCGCGCCCTCCTCGTCGAGGTCGACCTGGAGGGTCGGGACGAAGCTGGACTCGGCCGAGTCGTAGTCGACTCCGGCCTCCTGGAGCGCGGTGCGGACCGCGACCAGGTCGGTGGACTCGCTGATGATCTCGAAGTTCTCGCCGAGGTCGTTGACCTCCTCGGCGCCCGCTTCGAGCACGACCTCCAGGACGTCGTCCTCGGACCGCTCGCCCTTGGGGACGATGACGACGCCCTTGCGGTTGAACAGGTACGAAACGGAGCCCGGGTCGGCCATCGAGCCGCCGTTGCGGGTCATGGCGACGCGCACGTCGGAGGCGGCACGGTTGCGGTTGTCGGTGAGGCACTCGATGAGCACGGCGACACCGTTCGGGCCGTAACCCTCGTACATGATCGTCGCGTAGTCGACCCCGCCGGCCTCGAGGCCGCCGCCGCGCTTGATCGCGGAGTCGATGTTCTTGTTCGGAACCGACTGCTTCTTCGCCTTCTGCACGGCGTCGAACAGCGTCGGGTTACCGTCCAGGTCGGCGCCGCCGGTGCGGGCCGCGACCTCGATGTTCTTGATCAGCTTCGCGAAGAGCTTGCCGCGCTTGGCGTCGATCACGGCCTTCTTGTGCTTCGTCGTAGCCCATTTAGAGTGGCCGGACATCTGCCTGTCTCCTTCGCGTAACCAATTTCTGAACGAACCCCAGAGATCCTACAAGGATCGGGTCACCGCTCGGTGCGCACCATGTCCACAAAGAGTTGGTGGATCCGGTGATCGCCGGTGAGCTCGGGGTGGAACGAGGTCGCGAGGGCCTTGCCCTGCCGTACGGCGACGATGTGGCCCTCGTGCTCGGCGAGCACCTCGACCTCGGCGCCGACCGACTCCACCCAGGGGGCACGGATGAAGACGCCCTCGACGGGGGTGTCTATTCCGGCGACGGTGACCCCGGCCTCGAAGGACTCGTTCTGCCGTCCGAAGGCGTTGCGGCGCACGATCATGTCGATGCCGCCGAAGGTCTCCTGGCCCGAGCGCGGGTCGAGGATCTTGTCGGCGAGCATGATCAGACCGGCGCAGGTGCCGTAGACGGGCAGGCCGCCGGCGATCCGCTCGCGCAGCGGCTCCATGAGGCCGAAGAGCACGGCCAGCTTGGAGATGGTGGTGGACTCGCCGCCGGGTATGACGAGGCCGTCGACCTCGGCGAGCTCCTCGGGACGCCGGACCGGCCTGGCCACGGCGTCAGCCGCGGCCAGGGCGATCAGGTGCTCCCGTACGTCGCCCTGGAGAGCCAGGACACCGATCACGGGGGTGCTGCTCATCGGTGCTTACCAGCCCCGGTTCGCGTAGCGCTCGGCCTCGGGGAGGGTGTCGCAGTTGATGCCGACCATGGCCTCGCCCAGGTTGCGGGAGGCGTCCGCGATGACCTTCGGGTCGTCGTAGAAGGTGGTGGCCTTCACGATGGCGGCGGCGCGCTTGGCCGGGTCGCCCGACTTGAAGATGCCGGAGCCGACGAAGACGCCCTCGGCGCCGAGCTGGCGCATCAGCGCGGCGTCGGCCGGGGTGGCCACACCACCGGCGGAGAACAGCACGACGGGCAGCTTGCCGAGCTCGGCGACCTCCTTGACGAGCTCGTACGGGGCGCGCAGCTCCTTGGCGGCGGCGAAGAGCTCGTTGTGGTCGAGGGCGCGCAGGTGGCCGATCTCGTTCTTGATCTGGCGCAGGTGGCGGACGGCCTCGACGACGTTGCCGGTGCCGGCCTCGCCCTTGGAGCGGATCATGGCCGCGCCCTCGGCGATGCGGCGCAGGGCCTCGCCCAGGTTGGTGGCGCCACAGACGAAGGGGGTGGTGAAGGCCCACTTGTCGGAGTGGTTGACCTCGTCGGCCGGGGTGAGGACCTCGGACTCGTCGATGTAGTCGACGCCGAGGGACTGCAGGACCTGGGCCTCGACGAAGTGGCCGATGCGGGACTTGGCCATGACCGGGATGGAGACCGCGCCGATGATCTCCTCGATCATGTTCGGGTCGGACATCCGGGCCACGCCGCCGTCCTTGCGGATGTCCGCGGGGACCCGCTCCAGGGCCATGACGGCGACGGCGCCGGCGTCCTCGGCGATCTTCGCCTGCTCGGCGTTGACCACGTCCATGATCACGCCGCCCTTGAGCTGCTCGGCCATGCCGCGCTTGACGCGGGCGGTGCCGGTCTCGGGGGACTGGGCGGTGGTGGAAGGCGTGCTGGACACGGGTACCTCACATGTGACAACGGGGTTGACGACAAGAGTGAGGAAACAGGCCGCGAGCGGTCCACAGCAAGGGCCAATGTGTACCCGGTGGATCGTTTTCACCGGTTACGAAGGTGATCAGCGCTCAGGCCGGACGATCCGCAAGCGCAACGGGCGGTTCGTCGTCCATTTCGAAGGCCATGGGGAAGGGGGCGTGGCCCGCGAGGCGGAACCAGCGCACCTTGCGGTGCCGCCGCAGCGCCCGGGCCGCGCGGACGGCGTCGTTGTGGAAGCGGCGGGCCATCGGCACCCGGCGCACGGCTGCCGCGAGCTCCCCCGCGGCCTCCTCGCCGCCCGGCGCCGCGCGTACGACCTCGACCTGCTCGGGCTCCCCGAACACGGCGCGCAGCGCCTGGCTGAGCTCGCTCTCGGCGACCTCCCGCTGGTCCTCCTCGGCCTGCCGGGCCGCGTGCGCCGCCTCGTACAGCACGATCGAGGCCGCCGGGTCCAGGACGCCGGAGGTGGCGAGCTCCTGCGCGACCGACGCCCGCCGCAGCAACTGCGCGTCCAGCGCGGCGCGGGCCGCGTCGATCCGCGTGTGCAGCCGGTCGAGCCGCCCGGCCGTCCAGCTGAGGTAGACGCCGATGAGAATCAGCGCGGCCACGGTCCAGATCAGGGTTTCGGTCACGGGCGCACAGGCTACCGGGACCCCGGCAGCCTCCCCTCCCACACCTCCTGATCATGCCCGAACAGCCCGCGCACGAGCCGCCCGCCCGCGCGCTCCCCGACCCGGCCGAGCCGGCCCCATGGGCACCGCCGGCCGGATGATGCGGGGCTCACAGCCCCAGCCGCGCCCGCAACCCCCCGCCCGTTCGCTCGTCCGTCGCCACCGAGGCCGCGCCGTCCGTCACCGTCTCGTAGACGGCGAGGATGTCCGCGCCGACCGTGGACCAGTCGAAGCGGCGGACGTGGGCCGAGCCGCGTTCGCGGAGCTGTTCGCGGCGGGGGGCGTCGCCGAGGAGGGCGATGGCGCGGGCGGCGAGGTCGTCGGCGTCCTCGTTGGCGAAGAGGTCGCCGGCCGCGCCCTGGTCGAGGACCTGGGCGAAGGCGTCGAGGTCGGAGGCGAGGACCGGGGCGCCCGCCGAGAGGGCCTCGACGAGGATGATGCCGAAGCTCTCGCCGCCGGTGTTGGGGGCGACGTACACGTCGACGCTGCGCAGCAGCCGCGCCTTGTCCTCGTCGCTGACCATGCCGAGGAACTCGACCCGGGAGCGCATCTCCTTCGGCAGGGAGGCGACGGCCTCCTCCTCGTCGCCGCGGCCGGCGACGAGCAGCCGGGTGTCGGGCCGCTCGGCCAGGATCTTCGGGAGCGCGCGCATGAGGACCGGCAGGCCCTTGCGCGGCTCGTCGATCCGCCCGATGAAGCCGAGCGTGCCCCCGCTCCACTCCTTCTTCGGCTCGGCCCGCGCGAAGAAGTCCACGTCGACGCCGTTGGGGATGACCACCGCGTCGCCGCCGAGGTGCTCGACCAGAGTGCGGCGCGCGTACTCGCTCACCGCGATCCGCGCGCTGATCTTCTCCAGGGCGGGCTGGAGGATCGGGTACGCGGCGATCATCGCCCGCGAGCGCGGGTTGGAGGTGTGGAAGGTGGCCACGATCGGGCCCTGCGCCGCCCAGCAGGTGAGCAGGCCCAGCGAGGGCGAGGCCGGCTCGTGGATGTGGACCACGTCGAAGGTGCCCTCGTGCAGCCAGCGCCGCACCCGGGCCGCCGAGAGGAAGCCGAAGTTCAGCCGGGCGACGGAGCCGTTGTACGGCACGGGGACCGCGCGGCCCGCCGACACCACGTACGGCGGCAGCGGGGTCTCGTCGTCGGCCGGCGCGAGGACGGAGACCTCGTGGCCGAGCCGGATCAGATGCTCCGCGAGGTCGCGGATGTGGAACTGGACGCCGCCCGGCACGTCCCAGGAGTACGGGCAGACGATCCCGATCTTCACGCGGTCCGCTCCCCCTCCGGACGCTGCCCATCCGGGCACGGCCCATCCGGGCGCGGCCCCTGTGAACGCCCGTCCTGGCCCTCCGGACGCCGCTCCAGGTCCGCGAGCCACAACCGCTGCAGCATGTGCCAGTCCTCCGGGTGCTCGGCGATGCCCTCGGCGAAGACGTCCGCGAGGGCCTGCGTCATGGAGGACGTCTTCTCGGCCCGCGTACCTGACCCGGGTACCTCGATCGGGGCGTGCACCTGGCCCTTCATGACGTCCGTCTCGTCGTACCAGAGCGTCACGGGCAGCAGCAGCGCGCCGGTCTGCTGGGCGAGGATCGCGGGCCCGGCGGGCATCCGCGTCTTCTCGCCGAAGAAGGAGACCTCGACGCCCGAGGACGACAGGTCGCGGTCGGCG from Streptomyces fradiae includes:
- the pdxS gene encoding pyridoxal 5'-phosphate synthase lyase subunit PdxS, giving the protein MSSTPSTTAQSPETGTARVKRGMAEQLKGGVIMDVVNAEQAKIAEDAGAVAVMALERVPADIRKDGGVARMSDPNMIEEIIGAVSIPVMAKSRIGHFVEAQVLQSLGVDYIDESEVLTPADEVNHSDKWAFTTPFVCGATNLGEALRRIAEGAAMIRSKGEAGTGNVVEAVRHLRQIKNEIGHLRALDHNELFAAAKELRAPYELVKEVAELGKLPVVLFSAGGVATPADAALMRQLGAEGVFVGSGIFKSGDPAKRAAAIVKATTFYDDPKVIADASRNLGEAMVGINCDTLPEAERYANRGW
- a CDS encoding glycosyltransferase family 4 protein yields the protein MKIGIVCPYSWDVPGGVQFHIRDLAEHLIRLGHEVSVLAPADDETPLPPYVVSAGRAVPVPYNGSVARLNFGFLSAARVRRWLHEGTFDVVHIHEPASPSLGLLTCWAAQGPIVATFHTSNPRSRAMIAAYPILQPALEKISARIAVSEYARRTLVEHLGGDAVVIPNGVDVDFFARAEPKKEWSGGTLGFIGRIDEPRKGLPVLMRALPKILAERPDTRLLVAGRGDEEEAVASLPKEMRSRVEFLGMVSDEDKARLLRSVDVYVAPNTGGESFGIILVEALSAGAPVLASDLDAFAQVLDQGAAGDLFANEDADDLAARAIALLGDAPRREQLRERGSAHVRRFDWSTVGADILAVYETVTDGAASVATDERTGGGLRARLGL